The following are from one region of the Achromobacter xylosoxidans genome:
- a CDS encoding porin: MKKTLLAVALLAGFASAAQAADSVTLYGLIDAGVGYEKVKFGGNSQSRFGGVQGVSSGSRFGLRGTEDLGDGLRAVFTLEGGFGPMNGKSLQNGRLFGRQATVGLDSDSWGRLEFGRQTNLASKYFGSIDPFSISYNTANMGTTFGSANTMRLDNMVLYQTPSMGGFKLGVGYSFSADDTVSDTSQTGFATGNNNRVLTAGVQYVNGPLNLAAAYDRFNPSNGQTGGKSEARIQEYILGGSYDFEVVKVAAAFGQTRDGWFVGQNMGTTPDGMQNLGSFKLADGFRANSYMIGATVPLGRHAVFGSWQRATASNDKLTGDDATFNVYSLGYTYDFTKRTNLYAYASYGDNYAFQRDATDTAVAVGVRHRF, translated from the coding sequence ATGAAGAAGACGCTATTGGCTGTCGCGCTGCTGGCTGGTTTCGCCAGCGCTGCGCAAGCCGCAGACTCCGTGACGCTGTACGGCTTGATCGATGCCGGTGTCGGCTACGAGAAGGTCAAGTTCGGCGGTAATTCGCAAAGCCGTTTCGGCGGAGTTCAGGGCGTGAGCAGCGGCTCGCGCTTCGGCCTGCGCGGCACCGAAGATCTGGGCGACGGCCTGCGCGCCGTGTTTACCCTGGAAGGCGGCTTCGGCCCCATGAACGGCAAGTCGCTGCAGAACGGCCGCCTGTTCGGCCGTCAGGCCACCGTGGGCCTGGACAGCGATTCCTGGGGCCGCCTCGAATTCGGCCGCCAGACCAACCTGGCCTCCAAGTACTTCGGCTCGATCGACCCGTTCTCGATCAGCTACAACACCGCCAACATGGGTACCACGTTCGGCAGCGCCAACACGATGCGCCTGGACAACATGGTCCTGTACCAGACCCCCAGCATGGGCGGCTTCAAGCTGGGCGTGGGTTACTCGTTCAGCGCCGATGACACGGTCAGCGACACCTCGCAGACCGGTTTCGCAACCGGCAACAACAACCGCGTGCTGACGGCGGGCGTGCAGTACGTCAACGGCCCGCTGAACCTGGCTGCGGCGTACGACCGCTTCAACCCGTCCAACGGCCAGACCGGCGGCAAGTCCGAAGCGCGCATCCAGGAATACATCCTGGGCGGTTCGTATGACTTCGAAGTCGTGAAGGTCGCGGCTGCGTTCGGCCAGACCCGCGACGGCTGGTTCGTCGGCCAGAACATGGGCACCACGCCCGACGGCATGCAGAACCTGGGCTCGTTCAAGCTGGCTGACGGCTTCCGCGCCAATTCGTACATGATCGGCGCCACCGTGCCGCTGGGCCGCCACGCTGTCTTCGGTTCGTGGCAGCGCGCCACCGCCAGCAACGACAAGCTGACGGGCGACGATGCAACGTTCAACGTCTACAGCCTGGGCTACACCTACGACTTTACCAAGCGCACCAACCTGTACGCGTACGCCTCCTACGGCGACAACTACGCGTTCCAGCGCGATGCGACCGACACGGCAGTCGCCGTGGGCGTGCGTCACCGTTTCTAA
- a CDS encoding DUF4148 domain-containing protein, whose translation MKALATALMVTATLVGMSAAHADGKTREQVQQELQAAKAAGQVTFGELDYPPAAVERTSLSREQVQQELQSAKAAGQVTSAELDYPPKAAVSQTAGKSREQVRRELAEAKARGEYTFGELDYPPQGR comes from the coding sequence ATGAAAGCCCTAGCTACCGCACTCATGGTTACCGCAACGTTGGTGGGTATGTCCGCCGCTCACGCCGATGGCAAGACGCGTGAACAGGTCCAGCAGGAACTGCAAGCCGCCAAGGCCGCCGGCCAGGTCACGTTTGGTGAACTGGACTATCCGCCTGCCGCCGTCGAGCGCACCAGCCTGTCACGCGAGCAAGTCCAGCAGGAACTGCAAAGCGCCAAGGCTGCTGGCCAGGTGACCTCTGCTGAACTGGACTACCCGCCCAAGGCCGCGGTGTCGCAAACCGCCGGCAAGAGCCGCGAACAAGTGCGTCGGGAATTGGCTGAAGCCAAGGCCCGCGGCGAGTACACGTTCGGTGAACTGGACTACCCGCCCCAAGGCCGGTAA